A stretch of Arachis hypogaea cultivar Tifrunner chromosome 15, arahy.Tifrunner.gnm2.J5K5, whole genome shotgun sequence DNA encodes these proteins:
- the LOC112748549 gene encoding uncharacterized protein: MDLNDGMTDPRHHLNNFKSRMYLANAFDATRCKAFSTILTKAAMKWFDMLPPKSVISFDDLSQKFLTRFSIQKDKAKHAPSLLGIKQEVGKTLRDYIEGFNKLCLEIQSLPTEVMIMGLVNGLKEGPFSQSISK, from the coding sequence ATGGACCTCAACGACGGAATGACCGACCCTAGGCACCACCTCAACAACTTCAAAAGCAGGATGTACCTGGCCAATGCCTTTGACGCCACCCGCTGCAAAGCATTCTCAACCATTCTGACCAAAGCGGCTATGAAGTGGTTCGACATGTTACCCCCTAAGTCGGTAATTAGCTTCGATGACCTGTCCCAGAAGTTCCTGaccaggttctccatccagaaggataaagcgaAACATGCACCGAGCTTGTTAGGAATCAAACAAGAGGTCGGAAAAACCCTCCGCGACTACATAGAAGGGTTCAACAAACTGTGCTTGGAGATCCAGAGTCTACCCACTGAAGTCATGATCATGGGACTAGTCAATGGCCTCAAAGAGGGACCCTTCTCCCAATCAATATCCAAGTGA